A genomic segment from Diospyros lotus cultivar Yz01 chromosome 5, ASM1463336v1, whole genome shotgun sequence encodes:
- the LOC127802788 gene encoding B3 domain-containing transcription factor VRN1-like: MGEEGEVAGCGFRRPGSPAGRSPIFYRMIVSSIIQDKRLRVPGYFVKNLGTELPAVATLTTPNGCSWQVGLKKIDGKVWFTAGWHEFVQCQSIRVGYLLVFSYAGNSNFGVNIYDLAHAEIKYQGSMIDNRKGFSCGNREEAEDDDSIEILGFRPPCRATTSLGSKTVYETLDLQKHGKSQADNVNDFLSRLNGSEVSKSHGALSNEAKGDKRHAAKNLGKPLVPHAKCPACNCNGSGLKNSRYNRGSLHVDITQSAARSTRDIGVQCSYTEAAASAYEIRLHSLVQRPETTRKRKREARPYESELLAQQGSEGQPGTEPSCGALARRGREVTPEGKERALNASKMFQSENPFCRIILRRSYVYKGIGLHMPSSFAEKYLGSVSGFITLELSTGEKWPVRCTWRDGSAKLSKGWPEFVSNNRLEEGDVCVFELIKREEIVLKVTIFYVVEDAEPVNQLPRQNLPQTNQLLTRDLNG; the protein is encoded by the exons ATGGGAGAGGAAGGGGAAGTAGCCGGCTGCGGTTTCCGGCGACCTGGTTCTCCCGCCGGCAGGTCTCCCATCTTTTACAGAATGATTGTGTCATCTATTATTCAAGACAAGAGGCtg AGGGTCCCGGGGTATTTTGTCAAGAATCTTGGGACTGAACTTCCTGCAGTTGCTACGCTCACCACTCCCAATGGCTGTTCTTGGCAAGTGGGGCTGAAGAAAATCGATGGCAAAGTTTGGTTTACTGCCGGTTGGCACGAATTCGTTCAATGTCAATCGATCCGTGTGGGGTACCTCTTAGTCTTCTCATATGCAGGGAATTCGAATTTCGGTGTGAATATATATGATCTGGCTCATGCCGAGATAAAGTACCAAGGTAGCATGATTGACAATCGGAAAGGATTCAGCTGTGGCAACCGTGAAGAAGCAGAGGATGATGACTCCATTGAAATCTTGGGCTTCCGGCCTCCTTGCCGAGCAACTACATCTTTGGGAAGCAAGACGGTTTATGAAACTTTGGACTTGCAGAAGCATGGTAAAAGCCAAGCTGATAATGTGAATGATTTTCTATCCAGATTGAATGGTAGTGAAGTTTCAAAATCACACGGGGCCTTGTCCAATGAAGCAAAGGGAGATAAGCGGCACGCTGCTAAGAATTTGGGGAAGCCACTGGTTCCACATGCTAAATGTCCCGCGTGTAACTGCAATGGATCTGGACTCAAAAACTCCCGTTATAATCGAGGAAGCTTACACGTAGATATTACTCAATCAGCAGCCCGATCCACTCGAGATATAGGCGTCCAATGCAGCTACACTGAAGCTGCAGCATCTGCATATGAAATCAGACTGCATTCCTTGGTTCAAAGGCCTGAAACAACCAGAAAAAGAAAACGGGAAGCTCGACCCT ATGAAAGTGAACTATTGGCTCAACAAGGAAGCGAAGGACAACCAGGCACTGAACCAAGTTGTGGAGCTCTGGCGCGGAGGGGAAGGGAAGTGACACCTGAAGGAAAAGAGCGAGCGCTTAACGCATCAAAGATGTTCCAGTCTGAGAACCCGTTCTGCAGGATTATCTTGAGACGATCATATGTGTACAAGGGAATCGGACTG CATATGCCATCCTCCTTCGCCGAGAAGTATCTGGGCTCAGTTTCAGGATTCATCACACTCGAGCTCTCAACGGGCGAAAAGTGGCCAGTAAGGTGCACCTGGAGAGACGGTTCGGCGAAGCTAAGCAAGGGGTGGCCGGAATTCGTATCCAACAACAGATTGGAGGAGGGTGATGTTTGTGTCTTTGAGCTGATCAAGAGGGAAGAGATTGTTCTGAAAGTGACCATCTTTTACGTTGTTGAAGATGCGGAGCCAGTGAATCAACTTCCGAGGCAAAATCTTCCCCAAACCAACCAATTGCTCACTCGTGATCTGAATGGCTGA
- the LOC127802786 gene encoding pentatricopeptide repeat-containing protein At1g08070, chloroplastic-like isoform X2 → MNQIPAVTNGYFSRQNGPFSIFKILRNYCFCSMQQSYPQPTSYASILQQVKGLKPLSQVHANMVTSGVSENIFLSNRLINSYASFGLMVEAGKIFCRMPCKNVVSWTILVSAYAKNDLFFEAIDVFREMITSGVPPNAVTISSILPAFGHADCGFGEEAFGLFSLMRREGFSVDCFTMMGLISAVASMDCRTGVGVHGYAIRTGFENDQLVRTALMDMYVSGKYIEDACLIFNEMPMNNVVTWTLMLKGLSRGRYWKKAMNHFNEMMRLEDLELDAVSFISILSICSSSGSLQQGRRIHAFIVKTGFAHVVLVGSAIIDMYANCASLEDAKQYFEEMDEKDVACWNAMIAGNGMNGNGNNAVNLFFQMKDSSINPNELTLLCILSACSHAGMVDQGLHIFRHMVSSWGVVPNSRHYACVIDLLGRAGKLCDAYSLVNSMPLFPSFDVYCALLSACKVHGEIELAIEISEKLFGLEPNDAGYYALLSNMYASAGNWEAVRTTQELLRSKGLNKDPGLSSIEINGELCTFMAGQKDHPQYLEVQGMLKHMISEIKEAGYVLDTKLVLPGFIR, encoded by the exons ATGAATCAGATTCCAGCAGTTACTAACGGTTACTTCTCCCGCCAAAACGGTCCCTTTTCCATCTTCAAAATTTTGCGCAATTATTGTTTCTGTTCGATGCAACAGTCATACCCCCAGCCCACCTCATACGCTTCAATCCTCCAGCAAGTGAAAGGGCTAAAGCCACTAAGCCAAGTACATGCCAACATGGTTACCTCTGGCGTCTCTGAAAACATCTTCCTTTCCAATAGATTAATCAACTCATACGCTTCGTTTGGACTCATGGTCGAAGCCGGGAAGATATTCTGCCGAATGCCTTGTAAAAATGTTGTTTCTTGGACAATCTTGGTATCTGCTTATGCAAAAAACGACCTTTTCTTCGAAGCCATTGATGTATTCCGGGAAATGATTACAAGTGGCGTGCCGCCAAATGCTGTTACTATCTCAAGCATCCTACCTGCTTTTG GTCATGCTGATTGTGGGTTTGGTGAAGAGGCATTTGGGCTTTTCAGTTTGATGAGAAGAGAAGGGTTTTCTGTAGATTGTTTTACCATGATGGGCTTGATATCAGCTGTTGCAAGTATGGATTGTCGGACAGGAGTGGGTGTCCATGGTTATGCAATTAGAACTGGGTTTGAGAATGATCAACTTGTTAGGACTGCTTTGATGGATATGTATGTAAGTGGAAAATATATTGAGGATGCTTGCTTAATTTTTAATGAGATGCCTATGAACAATGTTGTGACTTGGACCTTGATGTTAAAAGGGCTTTCAAGGGGTCGATATTGGAAGAAGGCCATGAATCATTTCAATGAAATGATGAGATTAGAGGACTTAGAATTGGATGCAGTTTCTTTCATTAGCATCCTCTCAATCTGCAGCAGCTCTGGATCTCTGCAGCAAGGGAGACGAATCCATGCATTTATAGTAAAAACAGGTTTTGCACATGTTGTACTCGTGGGATCTGCAATTATTGACATGTATGCAAACTGTGCCAGTTTAGAAGATGCAAAACAATATTTTGAAGAGATGGATGAGAAGGATGTCGCATGTTGGAATGCTATGATTGCCGGTAATGGGATGAACGGGAATGGAAATAATGCAGTTAATCTCTTTTTTCAGATGAAAGATTCGAGCATTAACCCAAATGAATTGACTTTGTTGTGCATCTTATCTGCTTGTAGTCATGCTGGAATGGTTGATCAAGGACTTCATATTTTCAGGCATATGGTTAGTAGTTGGGGTGTAGTTCCTAATTCAAGGCATTATGCTTGTGTTATTGACCTTCTTGGCCGTGCAGGGAAATTATGTGATGCTTATTCGTTAGTTAATAGCATGCCTCTGTTTCCGAGTTTTGATGTTTATTGTGCTTTGCTCAGTGCCTGCAAAGTCCATGGTGAAATCGAGTTGGCAATTGAAATTTCTGAGAAATTGTTTGGCTTGGAGCCAAATGATGCTGGTTACTATGCATTACTGTCAAACATGTATGCTTCCGCTGGAAACTGGGAAGCTGTAAGAACGACTCAAGAATTGTTGCGATCAAAAGGATTGAACAAGGACCCAGGGTTGAGTTCAATTGAGATAAATGGAGAACTATGCACATTTATGGCTGGACAGAAGGATCATCCTCAATACCTTGAGGTTCAAGGGATGTTAAAGCACATGATATCAGAAATAAAAGAGGCAGGTTATGTGCTTGATACAAAACTTGTACTCCCAGGGTTTATAAGATGA
- the LOC127802786 gene encoding pentatricopeptide repeat-containing protein At1g11290, chloroplastic-like isoform X1 has product MNQIPAVTNGYFSRQNGPFSIFKILRNYCFCSMQQSYPQPTSYASILQQVKGLKPLSQVHANMVTSGVSENIFLSNRLINSYASFGLMVEAGKIFCRMPCKNVVSWTILVSAYAKNDLFFEAIDVFREMITSGVPPNAVTISSILPAFGKLGLEQLGKSVHCFWMSCGSGTNVFVETALVDMYCKFGSIRFARQLFDGMSERNVVSWNAIISGHADCGFGEEAFGLFSLMRREGFSVDCFTMMGLISAVASMDCRTGVGVHGYAIRTGFENDQLVRTALMDMYVSGKYIEDACLIFNEMPMNNVVTWTLMLKGLSRGRYWKKAMNHFNEMMRLEDLELDAVSFISILSICSSSGSLQQGRRIHAFIVKTGFAHVVLVGSAIIDMYANCASLEDAKQYFEEMDEKDVACWNAMIAGNGMNGNGNNAVNLFFQMKDSSINPNELTLLCILSACSHAGMVDQGLHIFRHMVSSWGVVPNSRHYACVIDLLGRAGKLCDAYSLVNSMPLFPSFDVYCALLSACKVHGEIELAIEISEKLFGLEPNDAGYYALLSNMYASAGNWEAVRTTQELLRSKGLNKDPGLSSIEINGELCTFMAGQKDHPQYLEVQGMLKHMISEIKEAGYVLDTKLVLPGFIR; this is encoded by the coding sequence ATGAATCAGATTCCAGCAGTTACTAACGGTTACTTCTCCCGCCAAAACGGTCCCTTTTCCATCTTCAAAATTTTGCGCAATTATTGTTTCTGTTCGATGCAACAGTCATACCCCCAGCCCACCTCATACGCTTCAATCCTCCAGCAAGTGAAAGGGCTAAAGCCACTAAGCCAAGTACATGCCAACATGGTTACCTCTGGCGTCTCTGAAAACATCTTCCTTTCCAATAGATTAATCAACTCATACGCTTCGTTTGGACTCATGGTCGAAGCCGGGAAGATATTCTGCCGAATGCCTTGTAAAAATGTTGTTTCTTGGACAATCTTGGTATCTGCTTATGCAAAAAACGACCTTTTCTTCGAAGCCATTGATGTATTCCGGGAAATGATTACAAGTGGCGTGCCGCCAAATGCTGTTACTATCTCAAGCATCCTACCTGCTTTTGGTAAGTTGGGTTTGGAGCAATTGGGGAAATCGGTTCATTGCTTTTGGATGAGCTGCGGTTCTGGAACAAATGTGTTTGTGGAAACCGCGCTGGTTGATATGTATTGTAAATTTGGGAGCATTCGTTTTGCTCGACAGTTGTTTGATGGTATGTCTGAGAGGAATGTTGTTTCTTGGAATGCAATTATTTCAGGTCATGCTGATTGTGGGTTTGGTGAAGAGGCATTTGGGCTTTTCAGTTTGATGAGAAGAGAAGGGTTTTCTGTAGATTGTTTTACCATGATGGGCTTGATATCAGCTGTTGCAAGTATGGATTGTCGGACAGGAGTGGGTGTCCATGGTTATGCAATTAGAACTGGGTTTGAGAATGATCAACTTGTTAGGACTGCTTTGATGGATATGTATGTAAGTGGAAAATATATTGAGGATGCTTGCTTAATTTTTAATGAGATGCCTATGAACAATGTTGTGACTTGGACCTTGATGTTAAAAGGGCTTTCAAGGGGTCGATATTGGAAGAAGGCCATGAATCATTTCAATGAAATGATGAGATTAGAGGACTTAGAATTGGATGCAGTTTCTTTCATTAGCATCCTCTCAATCTGCAGCAGCTCTGGATCTCTGCAGCAAGGGAGACGAATCCATGCATTTATAGTAAAAACAGGTTTTGCACATGTTGTACTCGTGGGATCTGCAATTATTGACATGTATGCAAACTGTGCCAGTTTAGAAGATGCAAAACAATATTTTGAAGAGATGGATGAGAAGGATGTCGCATGTTGGAATGCTATGATTGCCGGTAATGGGATGAACGGGAATGGAAATAATGCAGTTAATCTCTTTTTTCAGATGAAAGATTCGAGCATTAACCCAAATGAATTGACTTTGTTGTGCATCTTATCTGCTTGTAGTCATGCTGGAATGGTTGATCAAGGACTTCATATTTTCAGGCATATGGTTAGTAGTTGGGGTGTAGTTCCTAATTCAAGGCATTATGCTTGTGTTATTGACCTTCTTGGCCGTGCAGGGAAATTATGTGATGCTTATTCGTTAGTTAATAGCATGCCTCTGTTTCCGAGTTTTGATGTTTATTGTGCTTTGCTCAGTGCCTGCAAAGTCCATGGTGAAATCGAGTTGGCAATTGAAATTTCTGAGAAATTGTTTGGCTTGGAGCCAAATGATGCTGGTTACTATGCATTACTGTCAAACATGTATGCTTCCGCTGGAAACTGGGAAGCTGTAAGAACGACTCAAGAATTGTTGCGATCAAAAGGATTGAACAAGGACCCAGGGTTGAGTTCAATTGAGATAAATGGAGAACTATGCACATTTATGGCTGGACAGAAGGATCATCCTCAATACCTTGAGGTTCAAGGGATGTTAAAGCACATGATATCAGAAATAAAAGAGGCAGGTTATGTGCTTGATACAAAACTTGTACTCCCAGGGTTTATAAGATGA